The Pseudomonas sp. MM223 genome segment GGTGGCGTGCTGTATGTAGATGAGGTCAACCTGCTGCCCGACACGCTGGTCGACCTGTTGCTGGACGTGGCTGCCAGTGGCACCAACCGCATCGAGCGCGACGGCATCTCGCACCGGCACAGTGCCCGCTTCGTGCTGATCGGTACCATGAACCCGGAAGAGGGCGAACTGCGCCCGCAGTTGCTCGACCGGTTTGGCCTGAACGTGGCCCTGGAAGGCCTGCCTGAGCCTGAGGCCCGTCAGCAGATCATTCGCCGGCGCCTGGCCTTCGACAGTGACCCGCAGGCCTTCTGCGTGCAATGGGCTGCCGCCCAGGCGCAGTTGCGCGAACGCTGCCAGGCGGCGCGCCATGCTTTGGCCGACATTGCCCTGGATGACCAGGCGCTGGCCTGGATTACCGAGCGCTGCTACGCCGCCGGTGTCGACGGCTTGCGTGCCGATCTGGTCTGGTTGCGTGCCGCACGCGCCCACTGCGCCTGGCGCGGTGGTGCGGCCATCGACGAAGTGGATGTCGAGGCGGTGGCCGAGTTTGCCTTGCGCCATCGCCGCCGCGTTGCACCCCAGGCCAACCCACCTTCGGCGCCACAGCCGCCTGAGCAGCAGCCCGGCCAGCAAGGCGCCGGCAACGCTGGCGAACAAGGCGGGCAGGGTGACTGGGGGGCATTGCCGGCGCAGCCAGTAGCCAGCGGCGCACGCCGCGAGGTACCTAACTGGGCAAAAAAGCCCTGAGCATCCCCCAATCACCTGCAAAAGGGGCGGATGCCAAAGCGGGCGCAGGTAAGCAGAACGGTGCCAGCCGTGGCCGCGCGCGCAGTGCGCCAAGCGGCCGAGTGGCCTGGCTGCCGACCTTGCTCAAAGGGCGGCCACGGCTGCGTCAGGACTTGTGCTGGCAACAACGCCGGGCCAAACCGGCAGAGTTGTGGCTGGTAATCGTCGATGCCTCGGCCTCGACCCGCCGTCACCAGGCGCTGGCACACACCAAAGGGCTGCTGGCGGCACTGTTCGACCAAGCTTATCGCCAGCGCGCCCGGTTAGCCTTGCTGACCGCCAGCGGGCGCACTCCGCAGTGGCAGCGCCATGGCCTGAAGGCCTCGGCGGCCCTGCAGCCTTGGTTGCAGGCGTTGGGCGCCGGTGGCGGTACGCCGCTGATTGCGGCACTGGAACAGGCCCGTCATTGGCTACAGGCACGCCAGCGCGCCCACCCGGATGAAGCGGTGCGCTGCCTGGTGTTTACCGACGGTCGCCTGCAGCACTGGAACGCCGTGCAACCCATGCCCTGTACAACGTTGTTGGTGGACATGGAATTGGCGCCGGTGCGTGTTGGGCGTGCGCAACGCCTGGCCGAACAACTGCAGGCGGATTACCAGCACTTGCAACAGTTCAAAGTGGTGGACTGACCCGCATTGATGCGACACTGTGTCGCAAGTGTGAAAGTTGCCAGAACAGCAACTTTGTATTCGAACAAGTGCGTGGCGTTGCACGCACTTGTTTTGCCGGGCGATGTTACTTTGGCATCGACCATGGTTGCAGGTCGTAACCTTTTTCGCACAGTTCGGCACGCACTTCTTCGATCAGGCTGGCCCACTGGGCAGGGTCGGAATAGATGCGCGAAGACACTTGCTTGCTGCCGATGCGGGTGCTGGTCCGGTCGATCACTGCCAGGCTTAGCTCACCAGTACCATTGGGTGCATCCCAGGCTACGCACTGGAAGGGTTCGAAGGCGTGGTCGGCAATCAGCAGTGCTTCGTTGACACGGAGCGGGGCATTCATGGTTCGGTCTCTCTATGGTCCCAAACAGCGAAGTGAGTCCGCGTTGCTTTAAAGTCGCCTCAATGGTCGCGAAGTGCAGCGCGGGGTTATGTGTACTGATGCTCGTTGTCCGGGGGCAAGTCACACATTGGTTGTAAATTTTTTTGTCAGGCTTGAATCCGTTCTTTCCTGCGCCGCCATGTGATGTCGTTAAAGTGCGAAAATTCCCGTGGCACTTTGTAAAAAAATGCGTCAGCAGACAGACGGTACTGGGCACCGTCAACTTCGTTGCTACTGTTAAACGGGCGCCACAACTTGCTGTTTTACTTCATAAAACCAAAAACTGGCGCCAAGGATCGGTCATGCAACAGCCTGCCGCTCAACGTCGTTTGCTCATCGTCGACCCCTGCGACGACTGCCACCAATTGTTGCCTGGCCTGAGTAGCGCAGGCTGGGATGTGGACAGTTGCATGCTTGCTGCCGCGCTCGATCACCCTTGTGACGTGGGCTTGTTGCGCTTGCAGGCATCGCACTTGAGGCACCCGGACGCGGTCAAGGACATGATCAAGCGCAGTAACACCGAATGGATCGCTGTGCTCAGCGCCGAGCAGTTGCGCATGCCGGCCGTCGGCGATTTTGTCTGCGAATGGTTCTTCGACTTCCACACCCTGCCATTTGATGTGTCCCGCGTGCAGGTCACCCTTGGCCGGGCGTTCGGCATGGCGCGCCTGCGTGGCAAAGGGGCCGTCAAAGTGGACGAAGCCACCCACGAACTGCTGGGCGAAAGCCGGCCGATACGCGAGTTGCGCAAGCTGCTGGGCAAGTTGGCGCCCACCGAGTCGCCGGTGCTGATCCGGGGTGAAAGCGGTACGGGCAAGGAACTGGTGGCCCGCACCCTGCATCGGCAGTCGCAGCGCAGCGACCAGCCGTTCGTCGCCATCAACTGCGGGGCAATCCCCGAGCATTTGATCCAGTCCGAACTGTTCGGCCATGAGAAGGGGGCTTTCACGGGTGCCCATCAGCGCAAGACCGGGCGCATTGAAGCCGCCCATGGCGGCACGTTGTTCCTGGATGAAATCGGTGACCTGCCGCTGGAGCTGCAGGCCAATCTGCTGCGCTTCCTGCAAGAGAAACACATCGAGCGGGTGGGCGGCAGCCAGCCGATTCCGGTGGATGCGCGGGTATTGGCCGCCACCCACGTAGACCTGGAAAGAGCCATCGAGCAGGGGCGTTTTCGCGAAGACCTGTATTACCGCCTGAACGTGTTGCAGGTGGTAACCGCGCCTTTGCGCGACCGGCACGGTGACTTGTCGATGCTGGCCAGCCATTTTGCCCATTTCTACAGCCTTGAAACCGGTCGCCGGCCGCGTTCGTTCAGTGATCATGCCTTGGCGGCCATGGGCCGCCATGACTGGCCGGGCAATGTGCGCGAGCTGGCCAACCGCGTGCGCCGCGGCCTGGTGCTGGCCGAAGGCCGGCAGATCGAGGCACAGGACCTGGGCCTGCAAACGTTGGATCAAGGGCAGCAGCCGCTGGGCACGCTGGAAGAGTACAAGCAGCGGGCCGAACGCCAGGCCCTGTGCGATGTGCTTAACCGGCACAGCGACAACATGAGCGTGGCGGCGAAGGTATTGGGGGTTTCGCGGCCGACCTTCTACCGCTTGCTGCATAAGCATCAGATCCGCTGACTGGGGGACAGAGTGTCTTCACAATTATTAACAAAGTATCAAATGAGACAAAATTGACTCATTTCAACTTCGCCAATATCATCCGGACCGCTTTCCCATCTAAAGCTCGGGTGAATCATGAGCAACTTGCGTGCAATAGGAATGGCCAGCTGCCTGGCGGCTGTAGTCGCACTGGCTGGCTGCGGCGAAGCTGAAGCGCCGCCGTCCGCAGGCCAGAACGCCTTTCCGGTCCAGACCGTTACGGTCGCCAGCGAACCCCTGACCCTGGCGGCAACCTTGCCGGGCCGCGTCGAACCCATGCGCGTTGCCGAGGTGCGCGCCCGGGTGGCGGGCATCGTCCTGTACAAGCGCTTTGAAGAGGGCGCCGACGTAAAGGCCGGCGATGTGCTGTTCCAGATTGACCCCGCGCCATTCAAGGCCGCACTGGCACGCGCCGAGGCTGACCTGGCCAAGGCCCGGTCGGCGATGTTCGAAGCCCAGGCGAGGGTGCGCCGCTATGCGCCGCTGGTGGAGATCGAGGCAGTCAGCCAGCAGGACTTCGACACCGCCAGCGCCAACCTGCGCAGCGGTCAGGCCGCCGTGCGTTCGGCCCAGGCCGATGTCGAAACCGCTCGCCTGAACCTCGGATACGCCACGGTCAAGGCGCCGATCTCCGGCCGTATTGGCCGTGCACTGGTCACCGAAGGTGCGCTGGTGGGGCAGGGTGACGCCACGCTGATGGCGCGGGTCCAGCAGCTGGACCCGATTTACGTCGACTTTACCCAGTCTGCCGCCGATGCCCTGCGCCTGCGCCAGGCGCTGAAGGACGGCGCGTTGGCAGCCGGTGACCAGCAGGCCCTGACCGCCCGGGTGGAAGGCACTGACTACGAGCGCCAGGGCGCGCTGATGTTCACCGACGTCGCGGTTGACCGCGGCACTGGCCAGGTCACCCTGCGCGGTCGTTTCGACAACGCCGACGGCATTTTGCTGCCGGGCATGTACGTGCGCGTACACACCCCCCAAGGCACCGACAACCAGGCCATCCTGGTGCCGCAGCGCGCCATCCAGCGCGGCAGCGACGGCGAGGCGCGGGTAATGCTGGTGGGTATTGGCGGGGTTGCCGAGGCACGCAGTGTGCGCACCGGTGCCATGCACGGCGCCCGCTGGCAGGTCACCGAGGGCCTGCGCCCGGGTGACCAGGTGATTGTCGGCAGCCCTGCCGGCCTGGCCCCGGGCATGCCGGTGGCCCCGGCCCCGGCGCAACAAGCCGCAGCGCGCTGAGGCGAGGGTAACGAGATGTCCAAGTTCTTCATCAAACGGCCGAACTTTGCCTGGGTCGTGGCGCTGTTTATTTCATTGGCCGGGCTGCTGGTCATTCCTACGCTGCCGGTGGCCCAATACCCGAACGTGGCGCCGCCCCAAATCACCATCACCGCCACTTACCCCGGCGCATCGGCCAAGGTGCTGGTGGACTCGGTCACCAGCATCATCGAAGAGTCGCTCAACGGCGCCAAGAACCTGCTGTACTTCGAGTCGACCAACAACTCCAACGGCATGGCCGAAGTGGTGGTCACGTTCGAGCCGGGTACCGACCCGGAACTGGCCCAGGTCGATGTGCAGAACCGCCTGAAAAAGGCCGAAGCGCGCATGCCGCAGGCCGTGACGACCCAAGGCATCGAGGTTGAGCAGACCAGTGCCGGTTTCTTGCTGATCTACGCCCTCAGCTACAAGGAGGGCGCTGGCCAGGCCGATACCACGGCGCTGGGCGACTACGCCGCGCGCAACATCAACAATGAGCTGCGCCGGGTGCCTGGCGTGGGCAAGTTGCAGTTTTTCTCGTCGGAAGCCGCCATGCGCGTGTGGGTCGACCCGCAGAAGCTGGTGGGCTACGGGCTGTCGATCGATGATGTGAGCAATGCCATTCGCGGGCAGAACGTGCAGGTGCCGGCCGGCAGCTTTGGCAGCGCGCCAGGCAACAGCCAGCAGGAACTGACCGCCACCCTGGCCGTGCAAGGCACCCTGGATGACCCGCAAGCCTTCGGCCGCGTGGTGCTGCGCGCCAACCCGGACGGGTCGCTGGTACGCCTTGCCGATGTCGCCCGCCTGGAAGTGGGCATGGAAAGCTACAACTTTTCCTCGCGCCTGAACGGCAAACCCGCCGTGGCCGGTGCCGTGCAGCTGGCGCCGGGCGCCAATGCACTGAAAACCGCCGAGCTGGTCAAAGAGCGCCTGGCCGAGCTGAGCGCGTTCTTCCCCGAAGGTGTCGAATACTCGGTGCCGTATGACACCTCGCGTTTTGTCGACGTGGCCATCGAAAAGGTCATTCACACCCTGCTCGAAGCCATGGTGCTGGTGTTCCTGGTGATGTTCCTGTTCTTGCAGAACATCCGCTACACGCTGATCCCGTCTATCGTGGTGCCGGTGTGCCTGCTGGGTACGCTGATGGTGATGAAGCTGCTGGGCTTTTCGGTGAACATGATGACCATGTTCGGCATGGTGCTGGCCATCGGCATCCTGGTCGACGACGCCATCGTGGTGGTGGAGAACGTCGAGCGGATCATGGCCGAGGAAGGGCTGTCGCCCGTTGACGCCACCATCAAGGCGATGGGCCAGGTGTCTGGCGCAATCATCGGCATCACCTTGGTGCTGTCGGCGGTGTTCATGCCCCTGGCGTTCATGTCCGGCTCGGTGGGGGTGATCTACCAGCAGTTTTCCCTGTCGCTGGCAGTGTCGATCCTGTTTTCGGGCTTTCTGGCGCTCACCTTCACCCCGGCCCTGTGTGCCACACTGCTCAAGCCGGTGGCTCCCGGGCACCATGAAAAGCGCGGCTTCTTTGGG includes the following:
- a CDS encoding putative protein, translated to MSEPVQFPLAAVVGADDLKLALCLTAIDPKIGGVLIEGPRGMAKSTLARGLADLLGEGPFVTLPLGASEERLVGTLDLDAALGQGKAQFSPGVLAHADGGVLYVDEVNLLPDTLVDLLLDVAASGTNRIERDGISHRHSARFVLIGTMNPEEGELRPQLLDRFGLNVALEGLPEPEARQQIIRRRLAFDSDPQAFCVQWAAAQAQLRERCQAARHALADIALDDQALAWITERCYAAGVDGLRADLVWLRAARAHCAWRGGAAIDEVDVEAVAEFALRHRRRVAPQANPPSAPQPPEQQPGQQGAGNAGEQGGQGDWGALPAQPVASGARREVPNWAKKP
- the atoC_1 gene encoding Regulatory protein AtoC (*Name atoC_1), which encodes MQQPAAQRRLLIVDPCDDCHQLLPGLSSAGWDVDSCMLAAALDHPCDVGLLRLQASHLRHPDAVKDMIKRSNTEWIAVLSAEQLRMPAVGDFVCEWFFDFHTLPFDVSRVQVTLGRAFGMARLRGKGAVKVDEATHELLGESRPIRELRKLLGKLAPTESPVLIRGESGTGKELVARTLHRQSQRSDQPFVAINCGAIPEHLIQSELFGHEKGAFTGAHQRKTGRIEAAHGGTLFLDEIGDLPLELQANLLRFLQEKHIERVGGSQPIPVDARVLAATHVDLERAIEQGRFREDLYYRLNVLQVVTAPLRDRHGDLSMLASHFAHFYSLETGRRPRSFSDHALAAMGRHDWPGNVRELANRVRRGLVLAEGRQIEAQDLGLQTLDQGQQPLGTLEEYKQRAERQALCDVLNRHSDNMSVAAKVLGVSRPTFYRLLHKHQIR
- the acrA gene encoding Multidrug efflux pump subunit AcrA (*Name acrA); the protein is MSNLRAIGMASCLAAVVALAGCGEAEAPPSAGQNAFPVQTVTVASEPLTLAATLPGRVEPMRVAEVRARVAGIVLYKRFEEGADVKAGDVLFQIDPAPFKAALARAEADLAKARSAMFEAQARVRRYAPLVEIEAVSQQDFDTASANLRSGQAAVRSAQADVETARLNLGYATVKAPISGRIGRALVTEGALVGQGDATLMARVQQLDPIYVDFTQSAADALRLRQALKDGALAAGDQQALTARVEGTDYERQGALMFTDVAVDRGTGQVTLRGRFDNADGILLPGMYVRVHTPQGTDNQAILVPQRAIQRGSDGEARVMLVGIGGVAEARSVRTGAMHGARWQVTEGLRPGDQVIVGSPAGLAPGMPVAPAPAQQAAAR